The stretch of DNA ATTTTTATTCTCAATTTACTACTCCTCATAAATATTTTATTAATCATGGTCTTGGTGATGTCTTTGCAGAATTAGCGAAACAGCGACTGGAGGAAGAATACACTTATGAGCCAAATGAAAAATTAGAAGCAGCATATATTGGAAACTTAATGATTCCATATATAGGACATAATGCTATTTTGAATGTTATACAGAATCACACAGATGTGATTTTTCATTTTTTTGGGCCATATAGTTTAAAACTGGAAAAAAACCTCACTCTTTGTGCAGTTAATTTCATAAATAAATTAAACTCGTTTCCAAATGTCCATTTGCATGGATTAACTAAAAAGCAAGATATTGTTGCTAAAATAAGAAGTGCTGACATTTTATTCTTTTATTATCATTCTGCTCCAGGTTACAACAGTGATAATACTCATAAAATACTGGAATACCTTAGTACTGGAAGAATTGTTATTGGTAGTGTTTTGTCCTCTTACAGGAACTTAAATTTGTATCAACAGGCAAATACCGAAGAAGAATGGATAGCTATTTTCGCAAAAACGGTAAAACAAATTGGGAAGCATAATACTATAGAACAGCAGCACAAGCGATTAAAATTTGTTTTGGAAAACACCTATAATGCTCAGTTGACTAAAATAAATGAAATTCTATTGAATATTCACAATATCAAGCAAAAAAAAGGCACCTGTAAGTAATCCATTAATCTTAGGGTGTGTAATCTGATATGATTTCAGCTCAACGACTTATGGGGGTAGATTGAATGCCTAACTTGTGGATTTTACCCAACTTATCAGATCTTTGAGCTTTCAAAAACTGTCGGGCACTTTTACTATCAGATTACACACCCTACCATTAATCTTGTTTTAATTGTTTTTTTGAAATCTGGTGGATAAAAAAAAATTGAAAATATTAATCACTGTTGATCCCGAAATCCCTGTCCCCCCAAAACTCTATGGAGGGATCGAACGAATAGCCGACAGCCTAGCCAGTGAATATAAAGCTGCAGAGCATGAAGTCATTTTACTTGCTCATCCAGCCTCTAGTTGTAAGGCAGCGAAAACCAAATACGGTTGGAAAGGTGCAAAGTCTCAGGATAAACGAGATATCCTAACCAACGCCATCCAATTATTCCAAGTATATCAAAAAGAAAAACCTGACATCATACATAGTTTTTCTCGTTTATTATATCTATATCCGCTTTTCCTTTTTAGTAAAGCTCTCTTTGTTCAATCTTATCAAAGAGCTATTTCAGCCAAATCAACAAGCATAGCCAAATCATTAGCAGGGCCAAGACTAAGACTTACTGCTTGTGGTGCTCATCTTTTCCAACAACTCCCACAGGTAGCTCATTGGACAGCTATCCACAATTTTACGGATACAGATTTTCTTACACCAAATTCAAATCAGTCTAAAGAATATCTCCTTTTTTTAGGCCGGATAGAACCTATTAAGGGCACAAAAGAAGCCATAGAGGCAGCAAAAGCTACTGGCGAAAAACTCCTTATTGCGGGGAATATCCCTGAGGCCTATCAATCTTATTTTGACCAGGAAGTTAAGCCTTGGCTTTCTGATCAAATCCAATATGTTGGTCCTGTCAATGATGTTCAAAAGAGGGAACTGTTTCAGGGCGCTAAAGCTTTTCTTTTTCCCATCCAATGGGAAGAACCTTTTGGTATTGTAATGGCGGAAAGCCTAGCTTGTGGTGTACCAATTATAGCCTTTGACCGAGGTTCCGTTCCAGAAGTAGTAATCCATGGCAAAAATGGATTTATATGCAAGTCTTTGCAAGAAATGGTGAATGCTATTGATAAAATTGAAACCATAGCCCCCAGTTCATGCCGTAAGTATGCCGAAACAAATTTTAGCTCACATTCAATTGCTAAGAAATACCTGCTACTTTTTGAGGATTTGTTAAATGCTTAATATCTAAAATGTATGATCCTAACTGATCTTTCGCTTGCGAAAGATCAGTTAGAAAT from Saprospiraceae bacterium encodes:
- a CDS encoding glycosyltransferase codes for the protein MKILITVDPEIPVPPKLYGGIERIADSLASEYKAAEHEVILLAHPASSCKAAKTKYGWKGAKSQDKRDILTNAIQLFQVYQKEKPDIIHSFSRLLYLYPLFLFSKALFVQSYQRAISAKSTSIAKSLAGPRLRLTACGAHLFQQLPQVAHWTAIHNFTDTDFLTPNSNQSKEYLLFLGRIEPIKGTKEAIEAAKATGEKLLIAGNIPEAYQSYFDQEVKPWLSDQIQYVGPVNDVQKRELFQGAKAFLFPIQWEEPFGIVMAESLACGVPIIAFDRGSVPEVVIHGKNGFICKSLQEMVNAIDKIETIAPSSCRKYAETNFSSHSIAKKYLLLFEDLLNA